The following is a genomic window from Mycobacteriales bacterium.
CCGGCCACGTCGCCGTCGGTGATGAACTTGATCCGCGCCCCGGTCGCCCGTACCTCACTGACCAGGTCGGCATGCCTCGGGCGGTCGAGGATGACGACGGTGACGTCCTCGGCGGCGGAGTCCTTGGACTTGGCGATCGCCGCGATGTTGTCGGCGACCGGCGCCTCGATGTCCACGCCGGCAGCGGCATCCGGACCGGTGACCAGCTTCTCCATGTAGAACACCGCCGACGGGTCGTACATCGTGCCCCGCTCGGCGACCGCCATCACCGAGACCGCGTTGCTCATTCCCATGGCCGCGAGCCGGGTGCCGTCGATCGGGTCCACGGCTACGTCGCATTCCGGACCCGTCCCGTCGCCGACGGACTCGCCGTTGTAGAGCATCGGCGCTTCATCCTTCTCGCCCTCGCCGATGACCACCACGCCCCGCATCGACACGGTGTGGATGAGTTGGCGCATCGCGTTGACCGCGACCCGGTCGACCCCGATCTTGTCGCCCCGGCCGACCCAGCGCCCGGCGGCCATCGCCGCCGCCTCCGTTACCCGGACCAGTTCGAGGGCGAGGTTTCGGTCCGGTTCTTCGCGCCGGACGGCAGCCTCGTCCGGGTCGGTGGTGTCGTCGGTCATCGGCGGGCACCCCTCTGCGGTCGTCGCCGGGCATCGTAGCGTCGTCGGGAGTGGGCGGCCGCCTCCTCGGATGCGAGAGTGGTCGGGTGAGCGACACCGAGGCAGTGGCCGCGCCGAGCCCGGTGCGCGGTGGGGGGCGGGCCGTCGCAACCCGGGCCGCCCTGCTCGGCGCGGCGCAGCAGGTCTTCACCGGCGCCGGATTCACCGAGGCCAACGTGGCCGATGTCGTGGCCCGGGCGGGCGCGAGCGTCGGAAGCCTCTACCACCACTTCGGCGGGAAGGCGGACCTCTACCTGGCGCTGTTCGAGGACTACCAGTCCCGGCAGGAGGGTCGAGCGGCGGCGGAGGTTCGGCGTGCCCGGCTGGCTGGCGAAACCGACCCGATCGCCCTGTTCATCGCCGGCTCGCGGGGCTACCTCGCCGGCTGTTGGGCGGAGCGCGACCTGGCCCGGCTCTTCCTCGCCGGCGGCGGGCCGCCCGGATTCGAGCTGGTAGCGCGCCGCCGATACCGGGATTGGACGGCCCGCAACGCCTACCTCCTGCGCCCGGAGCAGCAGCCGCTCGGCGACACCCTGGTGCTCGTGCTCACCACCGTGGTCGGCGAGGCCGGGCATGAGGTGGCCATCCAGGAGTCCGAGGCAGCCGCCGGGCGGCTCGCCGACGAGGTGCTCGAGCTCATCTCGCGGATCGGCACGCCCCGCTGACCGGCGAGACCCCGGCGTCCCGGCAGGTGCACCCGGAACTGCTGGCACGACGTTGCGATTACCCGATTCTGGGGCGCAAGACGTACCTGATCAACAACTCCCTCGGCGCGATGCACCGGGACACCCCGGGCCGGCTCGCCGAGTTCGCCCGGCTCTGGGACGAGAACGGCGTGCTCGCCTGGAACTCCTGGTTCCCGAACATGGCGCGGGTGGCCGACCTCGTCGGTCGGACGATCGGCGCCCCGGCGGGGAGCACCATTCTCCGCGCGAATGTCGCCGACGTCCTGGTGAGTGTTGCGAGCGCGATCGACTTCACCGGTTCCCGCAACGCCGTGGTGTCGACCGACCTCGACTGGCCGGGCAGCCACTATCTCTGGCAGGAGTACCGCCGGTTCGGCGCTCGGCCGGTAGTGGTGACCGCGGCGTCGGATGGCATTCACATCGACGTCGATCGGGTCTGCGCGGCGGTCGACGAGCACACCGCTCTGGTCGCGATCTCGCTCGTGACCTTTCGCAGCTCGACCCTCATCGACCCGCGGCCCATCATCGACAGGGCGCACGCAGTCGGCGCCCTGGTCCTCCTCGACGCCTACCAGGGCGTCGGGGCGGTTCCGATCGACGTCGTCGACCTCGATGTCGATTTCTGCGTCGGCGGCTCGGTGAAATTCCTGTGTGGCGGGCCGGGAAACGGCTGGCTCTACGTACGGCCCGCACTCGCGGAGACCCTGCGCCCGGCCGCGGTCGGTTGGATCTCGCACGCCGAGCCCTTCGCCTTCGAGTTGGACGAGATCCGCTACGCCCCGGGCGTCGGGCGATTCGCCGGCGGCACGCCGAACGTCCCGGCGGCCTACGCCGCCGAGCCGGGCTACCGGGCCATCGTCGAAATCGGGGTTGCGGCGATCCGGGCCAGATCGGTAAGCCTCACCCAGCCACTGCTCGAGGACGCCCGCTCCCGGGGCTACCTCGTCGGCTCGCCGAGCGACCCTGCGCAGCGTGGTGGGCACGTCACCCTCGACATCCCGGAGGGGGTGCGGGTGCATGACGAGCTGATCCGGCGCGACGTGGTCGTCGACTATCGTCCGGGCGGCGGGTTGCGGATCGCGCCGCACTTCTTCTCCACCGCCGAGGAATGCACGCGGGTGCTCGACGAGATCGACGCGATCTGCCGGCAGATCGGCGCCCGGTGAGCGCTGGCGGGGAGCCGGCCCGGGGCCGGCGCGGCTTCGAGACGATCGCGGACATGGGCCGCTCGCTCGGGTTGGTTCTGGCCTTCACCGTCGTCGTGCTGCTCGCTGGCGCGGGCCGGGTGTTGCTCTTCCCCGGCCGGCACGCCGGGCCGCCGCCGGTGAGCTACGACACCGAGGTCCGGGTCGCGAGCCGCCTCGCCGGGGTGGCCATGCCGGCGCCGGCCCGCCCCCCCGGGGGCTGGACCGCCACGAGTGTCCGGGTGACCGGCGGCGGGCCCACGCCGGTGCACCTGCACATCGGCTTCACCACCCCCGGCGCGGGCTACGTCGCCCTCGAGGAGGCGGCCGTCACCGGCTCGGCCGGGTCGGCCGCTTTCCTCACCGGCGAGCTGGGCCCGGGGGCGGTCACCGTTCGCGACTCCGTGCTGGTCGCCGGGACCGGCTGGCGGGAACTGCGCGACACCCGCGCAGAGCTGGCGCTGACCCGCACCGCCGCTGGCGTCACGATCCTCGTGTACGGCTCAACCGGGCTGACCGACCTGGAGACGATGGCCGCGGCGCTCGGCTGAGTTCAGCTCGAGGCGGGGGGCCGGAGGGCCGCATCGAGCCGGGCCCGGGCGCCATCGAGCCACGCCTGGCAGATGCCGGCCAACTCCTCGCCGCGCTCCCACAGGCTCAGGGCCTCTTCGAGCGTGCAGCCACCGGACTCCAGCGTGCGGACGACCGATTCGAGCTCGGCCCGGGCCTGCTCGTAGCTCGGGGTGGCGGCCTCGGTCACGGCGTTCCTCTCGTCGCTGGGCCGGGCATCGGCAGCGCTGGGCCGGGCATCGGCAGCGTACGGGGCGGAGCGGCCGGCCGCCCTTCTTCGTCCACCGCCCGGATCAGGGACCCGCGCCGGTGACGACCAGGTCGAGTCCGCCGTTGGCGAGTCGGGCCCGCAGCGGATCGCCGAGGGCGACCTCGCCCGCATCCCGGACCACGTCGCCTGCCACTGTCTGCACGATCGCGTAGCCACGGGCCAGCGTGGCGGCCGGGGACAGCGCGGTGACCCGGATGCGGGCCTGCGCGACGTCGGCGCCGGCTGCCTCGACCGCGCCGGCAGCGCAGCGCCGGGACCGATCGACGAGCGCCGCTATCTGCTCGGCCCAGCGGTCGAGGAGTTCCCCCGGCCGGGCGAGCACCGGTCGCTCCCGCAGTGCGTGGACCCGTTGGGCCTCCCGCTCGAGCCGGGTGCCGAGCGCCCGCCGGCCGCGGTCGCGCAGGGCCTGTAGCCGGTGGTTCTCCTCGGCTACGTCCGGGACGAGCAGCTTTCCGGCGTCGGTGGGGGTGGACGCCCGACGGTCGGCGACGAGATCGACGAGCGGGGTGTCGGCTTCGTGCCCGACCGCGCTCACCACGGGCGTCCGGCAGTCGGCGACCGCCCGGCACAGCGTCTCGTCGGAAAACGCCAGCAGGTCTTCGACGGAGCCGCCGCCACGGGCGAGAACGATGACATCGACCGCCGGGTCCCGGTCGAGGATTCGCAGGGCACCGACCATCTCGCCTACCGCGTGCGGCCCTTGCACGGCCACGTTCTCGACCCGGAACCGGACCGCCGGCCAACGCCGGCGCGCGTTCTCGACGACGTCGTGCTCCGCCGCTCCGCCGCGGCCGGTGATCAGCCCGATCGTGCCCGGCAGGAAGGGCAGCGGCCGCTTGCGTTCGGCCGTGAACAAGCCCTCCGCCGCGAGGATCCTCTTCAACCGTTCGAGCCGGGCGAGCAGCTCTCCGATGCCGACCGGGCGGATGTCGTAAGCGAGGAGCGCGAGCGTGCCACGGGCCGGGTAGACCTCAGGCTTGGCCCAGATGACGACCCGGGCGCCATCGGACAGCGGGGGGTCGAGTTCGTCGAGGCGCCCCCGTGGGCAGGTCACCCGCAGCGACACGTCGGCCACCGGGTCACGCAGGGTGAGGAAGGCCGTCCCGGCCCCCGGCCGGCGGGACAGGTCCGTGACCTGGCCCTCGACCCAGACCCGGCCGAGTCGGGCCACCCACCGGGTGAGCGCGAGGGCCACGGTGCGGACGGGAAGCGGGGCTTCCGCGGAGGACTCGAGCGCCATCCTGCGCAGCTTAGGTGCCGAGCCCCGGATCCACGATGGGGATCGGCGCGATTGTGGGCACGTAGCATCGAGCAATGACGCCACCCCCGGACCGCACCGGCAAACGGGTCCTGCTCGCCAAGCCGCGGGGCTATTGCGCGGGGGTCGAGCGGGCCGTCCAGACGGTGGAGCTCGCTCTCGAACTGCACGGTCCGCCGGTGTACGTCCGAAGGCAGATCGTGCACAACGCGCACGTCGTGCGAACCCTCGAGGCCCGCGGCGCCGTCTTCGTGGAGGAGACCGACCAGGTTCCGCCGGGGGCGCTCGTGGTCTTCTCCGCCCACGGTGTCGCGCCGGAGGTGCACCGGGAGGCCGCGCGGCGCGAGCTGCGGACCATCGACGCCACCTGCCCTTTGGTGACCAAGGTGCACGTCGAGGCCCGGCGGTTCGCGGCGGAGGACTACGACATCCTGCTGATCGGGCATTCGGGGCACGAGGAGGTTGTCGGGACGACCGGGGAGGCCCCCGAGCACGTGCACCTGGTCGACGGGCCGGCCGAGGCGGCACGGGTCCGGGTGCGCGACCCGGAGAAGGTGGCCTGGCTGTCCCAGACAACGCTGTCCGTGGACGAGACGAACGCCACTGTCGCGGCGTTGCGACGACGATTTCCGAACCTGCTCGACCCGCCGAGCGACGACATCTGCTACGCCACGCAGAACCGGCAGGTCGCGGTGAAGCGGATCGCCGCCGAATCCGACGTGGTGATCGTCGTGGGATCGCCGAACTCGTCGAATTCGGTGCGCCTGGTGGAGGTGGCTCGCGACGCCGGCGCCCGGGCTGCCTACCTCGTCGACGGCGCCGTGGACATCGAGCCGAACTGGTTGGACGGGGCGCGCACCGTCGGGTTGACGAGCGGGGCCTCGGTGCCCGACGAGCTGGTCGGGGAGGTCCTCCGGCTGCTGGCCGGCCTCGGCTTCACCGAGGTCGAGGAGATCGAATCGGCTCGGGAGCGGTTGGAGTTCGCGCTGCCCCCCGAGCTCCGTCGCGATCTCAAGGCCGCGGGAGTCCAGGCTGGCTAGGGCGGCGGAGCGAGCCCCGGCCGGATCTGATCCGGACGGTGGCGAGCAGTAAGGCGATCAGCAGGACTATGAGCAGGCTCGGGGCCCGGGTGGCGAGCGAGGTCACGCCGTCGATCAGCCCCGATTTCAGGACCGAGTCCTGAGCCCGCGAGGCGTGGATCGCGCCGCTGAACAGGCAGCCTGCTCCGTAGGCGAGCGGGATCGCCACGAGCACCGGGCCGACCTGGTCGCGGCGCACCAGCAGCACCGCCAGCAGGCAGCCGACCACGAAACAGAACGTGAACAGCGTCCGCAGGCTGGCCTGGCTGGTCGGGCCGGTGCCGGCATCGATCACCGCCCCGAACAGGGTCAGGCCGATGGCGAGGACCACCGCCCCGGCGCCGGTCAGGCCGCGCCGGTCAGCGAGCCGCGCGGACAGTGGGGTGCTCACCGGGCCATTGTCTCAGGGGGTCCCAGGGGCGGCTCAGGGCCGGCTCAGCCGTGCCGGAGCTGAGCCGAAGCTTGGTCGAGAGCCGGCCGGGCCAGGGCGACCTGGGCGATTTCGGCCTCGTCGAGGTCGTCCGGGCTGGGCGCGAGACGCACCACGGTGGCCGCTTCCGCGGCTGCGAGCAGTTCCGGGCTCCCGAGCGGGCGCGGTGTCTCCTCGATGGTCCGCGGCCGCTCGAGCTCGCCCTCGGTCACCTTGAGCGTGCTGAACTTGCGGGCCTGACTCAGCACGTTCCGCTCGAGCGACCCGACCGTCGAGTTGTAGTCCCCGACCGCCCGGGCCAGCGAGCGGCCGAGCTTGTCGACGTGGCCACCCAGGGTGCCGAGCCGGACGTAGAGCTCCTTTCCCAACTCGAATACCTCGCGGGCGTTGTCGGTCAGCGCGGCCTGCTGCCAGGCGTAGCCGATCGTGCGCAGCATGGCGATCAGCGTCGTCGGGGTGGCGATGACGACCTTGCGACTCATCGCGTACTCCAGCAGGCCCGGCTCCTGCTCGAGCGCCGGCGCGAGGAACGCCTCGCCGGGGATGAAGCAGATGACGAACTCGGGCGTCGGGTGCAGCGCCGTCCAGTACGCCTTGGTCGCCAGCGCGTCCACGTGGGTCCTGAGGTGCCTGGCGTGCGCGGTCATCCGAGTTGCGCGGACCGCCTCGTCGGTGGCTTCGGCGGCCTCCAGGTAGGCCGCGAGGGACACCTTGGAATCGACGACGACGTTCTTCCCGCCAGCCAGGCGCACCACCAGGTCTGGCCGGATCGCGCCGTCGTCGGTCAGGACCGTGGCCTGCTCCTCGAAGTCGCAGTGCTCCACCATTCCGGCCACCTCGACGACCCGGCGCAGCTGCATCTCGCCCCAACGCCCGCGCGCCTGGGGCGCCCGTAGGGCGGTGACCAGAGC
Proteins encoded in this region:
- a CDS encoding aminotransferase class V-fold PLP-dependent enzyme, with translation MHPELLARRCDYPILGRKTYLINNSLGAMHRDTPGRLAEFARLWDENGVLAWNSWFPNMARVADLVGRTIGAPAGSTILRANVADVLVSVASAIDFTGSRNAVVSTDLDWPGSHYLWQEYRRFGARPVVVTAASDGIHIDVDRVCAAVDEHTALVAISLVTFRSSTLIDPRPIIDRAHAVGALVLLDAYQGVGAVPIDVVDLDVDFCVGGSVKFLCGGPGNGWLYVRPALAETLRPAAVGWISHAEPFAFELDEIRYAPGVGRFAGGTPNVPAAYAAEPGYRAIVEIGVAAIRARSVSLTQPLLEDARSRGYLVGSPSDPAQRGGHVTLDIPEGVRVHDELIRRDVVVDYRPGGGLRIAPHFFSTAEECTRVLDEIDAICRQIGAR
- a CDS encoding DUF4245 family protein, producing the protein MSAGGEPARGRRGFETIADMGRSLGLVLAFTVVVLLAGAGRVLLFPGRHAGPPPVSYDTEVRVASRLAGVAMPAPARPPGGWTATSVRVTGGGPTPVHLHIGFTTPGAGYVALEEAAVTGSAGSAAFLTGELGPGAVTVRDSVLVAGTGWRELRDTRAELALTRTAAGVTILVYGSTGLTDLETMAAALG
- the xseA gene encoding exodeoxyribonuclease VII large subunit, producing MALESSAEAPLPVRTVALALTRWVARLGRVWVEGQVTDLSRRPGAGTAFLTLRDPVADVSLRVTCPRGRLDELDPPLSDGARVVIWAKPEVYPARGTLALLAYDIRPVGIGELLARLERLKRILAAEGLFTAERKRPLPFLPGTIGLITGRGGAAEHDVVENARRRWPAVRFRVENVAVQGPHAVGEMVGALRILDRDPAVDVIVLARGGGSVEDLLAFSDETLCRAVADCRTPVVSAVGHEADTPLVDLVADRRASTPTDAGKLLVPDVAEENHRLQALRDRGRRALGTRLEREAQRVHALRERPVLARPGELLDRWAEQIAALVDRSRRCAAGAVEAAGADVAQARIRVTALSPAATLARGYAIVQTVAGDVVRDAGEVALGDPLRARLANGGLDLVVTGAGP
- a CDS encoding DUF6542 domain-containing protein; translated protein: MSTPLSARLADRRGLTGAGAVVLAIGLTLFGAVIDAGTGPTSQASLRTLFTFCFVVGCLLAVLLVRRDQVGPVLVAIPLAYGAGCLFSGAIHASRAQDSVLKSGLIDGVTSLATRAPSLLIVLLIALLLATVRIRSGRGSLRRPSQPGLPRP
- the glpX gene encoding class II fructose-bisphosphatase → MTDDTTDPDEAAVRREEPDRNLALELVRVTEAAAMAAGRWVGRGDKIGVDRVAVNAMRQLIHTVSMRGVVVIGEGEKDEAPMLYNGESVGDGTGPECDVAVDPIDGTRLAAMGMSNAVSVMAVAERGTMYDPSAVFYMEKLVTGPDAAAGVDIEAPVADNIAAIAKSKDSAAEDVTVVILDRPRHADLVSEVRATGARIKFITDGDVAGAIMACREGTGIDLLLGIGGTPEGIITACAVKCLGGVIQGRLWPRDDDERRRALDAGHDLDRVLLTDDLVASDNVFFVATGVTDGELLRGVRYRAGGATTHSLVMRSKSGTIRSIESQHQLTKLRSYAAIDFDRAG
- the rmuC gene encoding DNA recombination protein RmuC — encoded protein: MTASLVLAALLLGLAVGAAAVALAHRGRLARLTAEAGQAATELARAQTRLATAEESATERRALLDQAQVELADRFRALSAEALDRGATRFLELADARLREAGAKATGELDQRRAAVESLVNPLRETLAKVEVQLRDLEQARLTAYTALSEQVNFVRTTSEQLRHETGALVTALRAPQARGRWGEMQLRRVVEVAGMVEHCDFEEQATVLTDDGAIRPDLVVRLAGGKNVVVDSKVSLAAYLEAAEATDEAVRATRMTAHARHLRTHVDALATKAYWTALHPTPEFVICFIPGEAFLAPALEQEPGLLEYAMSRKVVIATPTTLIAMLRTIGYAWQQAALTDNAREVFELGKELYVRLGTLGGHVDKLGRSLARAVGDYNSTVGSLERNVLSQARKFSTLKVTEGELERPRTIEETPRPLGSPELLAAAEAATVVRLAPSPDDLDEAEIAQVALARPALDQASAQLRHG
- a CDS encoding exodeoxyribonuclease VII small subunit, which gives rise to MTEAATPSYEQARAELESVVRTLESGGCTLEEALSLWERGEELAGICQAWLDGARARLDAALRPPASS
- a CDS encoding TetR/AcrR family transcriptional regulator; this encodes MSDTEAVAAPSPVRGGGRAVATRAALLGAAQQVFTGAGFTEANVADVVARAGASVGSLYHHFGGKADLYLALFEDYQSRQEGRAAAEVRRARLAGETDPIALFIAGSRGYLAGCWAERDLARLFLAGGGPPGFELVARRRYRDWTARNAYLLRPEQQPLGDTLVLVLTTVVGEAGHEVAIQESEAAAGRLADEVLELISRIGTPR
- a CDS encoding 4-hydroxy-3-methylbut-2-enyl diphosphate reductase, producing the protein MTPPPDRTGKRVLLAKPRGYCAGVERAVQTVELALELHGPPVYVRRQIVHNAHVVRTLEARGAVFVEETDQVPPGALVVFSAHGVAPEVHREAARRELRTIDATCPLVTKVHVEARRFAAEDYDILLIGHSGHEEVVGTTGEAPEHVHLVDGPAEAARVRVRDPEKVAWLSQTTLSVDETNATVAALRRRFPNLLDPPSDDICYATQNRQVAVKRIAAESDVVIVVGSPNSSNSVRLVEVARDAGARAAYLVDGAVDIEPNWLDGARTVGLTSGASVPDELVGEVLRLLAGLGFTEVEEIESARERLEFALPPELRRDLKAAGVQAG